Proteins encoded together in one Mycobacterium noviomagense window:
- the mbtD gene encoding mycobactin polyketide synthase MbtD, with translation MSVHSLPDGRIPVLLSAHDEELVARDAAAVLEYLDREPSVAAVAATLLRIRRVRRHRAVIRAADRAELAAGLRALADGHEHPLVATSSLTDRPRVAFVCPGQGNQWPSMGAEAYRQLPAYRAEADNCAAAFVAAGHPSPLPYLVDGTARHWSQTEIQGAQFTHCVSLAQVWRSYGILPAITVGHSLGEVAAAYGAGAMTLADAVAVVAARATVVDRLAGPYGMAVVGVAVDEAKRLISETAGWLEISAVNAPSSTVVSGDRGAVEGLVRLAEQTGIFARAIDVDYPGHTSALEPLRGVFEELLPRSAFLDAPVQFVSSACGKVVGTDIEFGDYWCANLCRTVRFDQSVAVAAEHGANAFVELSAHPSLLSSLADLVKDESAVIVGSGRRDQPVAEQLSANLAAMAVADRGYRWVDVAGVDGHSPLPGFPNAPMKAVHLWARREPLPSAPGSVVTVADEEWHPYALSRASHDGPRRIAIVEPAFAETPLPQRLVEAIAAHPDCELTDPDEAEIAVVIAPALMDPDATVAVTHMVCQPHPTLPRYAGLVGPRCRSVWLVTAGAEQVAAGDPAGLPAQAALAAMHRSVGFEFPDQRFAHVDLPCWEISPDIAPASVDVLLGDALEVAVRDSGCYVRTLRERDASERPLDAAALDNVVITGGNGVIGRHYARYCIEHGARSVTLLSRKGVSSDELDRLAGEHAVALHTPICDVTNPKVLSAVAAEYAGDGASLLVHAAGTATFAPHDRLTGADLETVFGAKVIGLARMVQQWPLRENARILLCSSVSGLWGGYGHAAYAAANRMLDVLAGQLRAKGLDCTAIRWGLWQGTTIGGPGEIARIERSGLVAINPDAAIVASLRDDRGDPLILAADFDRLQVFFETNSMPTSFTAASSKAQPVPESNATAGRPVDEVVRTELAAALSVSDAGSVDLGVALVDLGIDSLLALDLRKRLRRLTGCSVPLARLLGGITGSELVEALRQPAPPPPRAEVTRAERVDSTRD, from the coding sequence ATGTCAGTCCATTCACTTCCCGACGGCCGCATCCCGGTGCTGCTCAGTGCGCACGACGAAGAGTTGGTTGCACGCGATGCGGCGGCGGTCCTCGAGTACCTGGATCGCGAACCCAGCGTGGCGGCGGTCGCCGCCACCTTGCTCCGGATTCGGCGAGTACGCCGGCACCGCGCGGTGATTCGCGCGGCCGACCGCGCCGAGTTGGCGGCTGGGCTCAGGGCCTTGGCTGACGGCCACGAGCACCCGCTGGTGGCCACGTCGTCGTTGACCGACCGTCCGCGGGTCGCGTTCGTCTGTCCGGGCCAGGGCAACCAGTGGCCGTCGATGGGCGCCGAGGCCTATCGCCAGTTGCCGGCCTACCGCGCCGAGGCCGACAATTGCGCGGCGGCGTTCGTGGCGGCCGGGCACCCGTCGCCGCTGCCGTATCTGGTCGACGGCACTGCACGCCATTGGTCGCAAACCGAAATCCAGGGAGCGCAGTTCACCCACTGCGTCAGCTTGGCGCAGGTGTGGCGGTCCTACGGAATTCTGCCCGCTATCACGGTGGGACACAGTTTGGGTGAGGTTGCCGCGGCCTACGGGGCCGGTGCCATGACGTTGGCTGACGCCGTTGCGGTTGTCGCCGCCCGCGCTACGGTCGTGGATCGCCTGGCCGGGCCGTACGGCATGGCAGTGGTAGGTGTGGCGGTCGACGAGGCGAAGCGGCTGATCAGCGAAACGGCGGGGTGGCTGGAAATCTCCGCCGTCAACGCACCGTCGTCGACCGTGGTTTCCGGAGACCGTGGCGCCGTCGAGGGTCTCGTTCGGTTGGCTGAGCAGACGGGGATCTTTGCGCGCGCAATCGATGTCGACTATCCGGGGCACACCAGTGCGCTGGAACCGCTGCGAGGCGTGTTCGAGGAGCTGCTGCCCAGGTCGGCGTTTCTGGATGCGCCGGTGCAGTTCGTCAGCTCAGCGTGCGGCAAGGTGGTCGGCACCGACATCGAGTTCGGCGACTACTGGTGTGCAAACCTATGTCGCACCGTCCGATTCGACCAGTCCGTGGCCGTAGCCGCGGAACACGGGGCTAATGCGTTCGTCGAATTGTCTGCGCACCCGTCGCTGCTGTCCTCGCTCGCCGATCTGGTCAAGGACGAGTCGGCCGTGATCGTCGGCTCGGGACGCCGCGACCAGCCTGTTGCCGAGCAGCTGTCTGCGAATCTCGCGGCAATGGCGGTAGCCGACCGCGGCTACCGGTGGGTCGACGTGGCCGGCGTCGACGGCCATTCGCCGTTGCCGGGATTCCCGAACGCCCCGATGAAGGCGGTACACCTGTGGGCCAGGCGGGAACCGCTGCCGTCGGCCCCGGGCTCGGTGGTCACCGTTGCCGACGAGGAATGGCACCCATATGCGCTGTCTCGTGCGAGCCACGACGGTCCGCGCAGGATTGCGATTGTCGAGCCCGCGTTCGCCGAGACTCCGTTGCCGCAGCGGCTCGTCGAAGCGATTGCCGCACATCCTGATTGTGAGCTGACGGATCCCGACGAGGCGGAGATCGCTGTGGTGATTGCTCCCGCTCTGATGGATCCCGACGCGACGGTTGCCGTGACCCACATGGTTTGCCAGCCTCATCCGACGTTGCCGCGCTATGCGGGCCTCGTCGGGCCGCGGTGTCGCAGCGTCTGGTTGGTCACGGCCGGTGCCGAGCAGGTCGCAGCCGGGGATCCGGCCGGGCTGCCGGCGCAAGCGGCATTGGCCGCCATGCACCGCAGCGTCGGGTTCGAGTTTCCGGATCAACGCTTCGCCCATGTTGACCTGCCGTGCTGGGAAATCAGCCCCGACATCGCGCCGGCATCCGTCGATGTGCTACTCGGCGATGCCCTCGAGGTGGCTGTGCGAGACAGTGGCTGCTATGTCCGGACGCTGCGCGAACGTGACGCATCCGAGCGACCTCTGGATGCAGCCGCGCTGGACAACGTAGTGATCACCGGCGGCAACGGAGTCATCGGCCGCCACTATGCGCGGTATTGCATCGAACACGGCGCCCGCAGTGTAACCCTGTTGAGCCGCAAGGGCGTAAGCTCCGACGAGCTTGACCGCCTGGCCGGCGAGCACGCCGTCGCACTCCACACCCCGATCTGCGACGTCACCAACCCGAAGGTGCTGTCCGCTGTCGCCGCGGAATACGCCGGGGACGGCGCGTCGTTGCTGGTCCACGCCGCCGGGACGGCCACGTTCGCTCCGCACGATCGTCTCACCGGCGCAGACCTGGAAACGGTGTTCGGCGCGAAAGTCATTGGGCTGGCTCGGATGGTGCAGCAGTGGCCGCTGCGCGAAAACGCCCGAATTCTGCTGTGCTCGTCGGTGTCTGGGCTATGGGGCGGCTACGGGCATGCCGCATATGCGGCGGCCAACCGGATGCTGGACGTGCTCGCCGGCCAGTTGCGGGCCAAGGGCCTGGACTGCACGGCCATCCGGTGGGGACTGTGGCAGGGCACGACGATCGGCGGTCCCGGCGAGATCGCCCGCATCGAGCGATCGGGCTTGGTCGCAATAAATCCCGACGCGGCGATCGTTGCAAGCCTGCGCGACGACCGGGGAGATCCGCTGATCCTGGCCGCGGACTTCGACCGGTTGCAGGTGTTCTTCGAAACTAACAGCATGCCAACCTCATTCACTGCCGCGAGCAGCAAAGCACAGCCGGTACCCGAGAGCAACGCTACCGCGGGCCGACCGGTCGACGAGGTGGTGCGCACCGAACTGGCTGCGGCGCTGAGCGTCTCGGATGCTGGATCGGTCGACCTGGGTGTGGCATTGGTCGACCTCGGTATCGACTCGCTGCTCGCGCTCGATCTGCGCAAGCGGCTGCGTCGTCTCACCGGTTGCTCGGTTCCATTGGCCAGACTGCTGGGCGGCATCACCGGCAGCGAGTTGGTCGAAGCTCTGCGGCAACCCGCACCGCCGCCACCGAGAGCCGAAGTGACGAGAGCGGAAAGGGTTGACTCGACGCGTGACTGA
- a CDS encoding beta-ketoacyl [acyl carrier protein] synthase domain-containing protein yields the protein MPDQQCAAFDDPVVIIGMAVEAPGDIDTADAYWALLSGQREALGPFPTDRGWPVRELLTGSGRDGFKTIRDSGGFLSGAATFDPEFFGISPREATTMDPQQRVALRVAWRALENSGINPDDLAGENVGCYVGASPTGYGPDMAEFSRHSGHLITGTALSVVSGRIAYTLGLAGPAMTVDCSCSSALAALHTAVQSLRIGDCDMALTGGVCVMGSPGYFVEFSKQHALSDDGHCRPYSAHPSGTVWAEGAAMFVLQRKSAALRDGRRIVAEIRASAVNQDGRSTGLSAPSAVAQTQLFRRAIAQAGLRAENVAMVEGHGTGTQIGDRVELQSLSRTYGDTEPGKGALLGSVKSNVGHSQAAAGGLGLAKVLVSAEHGAVPATLHADEPSREIDWDRQGLRLARKLTPWPAVDGQRLAGVSAFGISGTNAHVIVSVPAVT from the coding sequence ATGCCTGACCAGCAGTGTGCTGCGTTCGACGACCCGGTCGTCATCATCGGCATGGCCGTTGAGGCGCCCGGCGACATCGACACCGCGGACGCCTATTGGGCGTTGCTGTCCGGACAGCGGGAGGCGCTCGGCCCGTTTCCCACCGATCGCGGGTGGCCGGTGCGCGAACTGCTCACCGGCTCAGGTCGCGACGGCTTCAAGACGATCCGCGACTCCGGCGGATTCCTATCCGGCGCAGCAACGTTCGACCCGGAATTCTTCGGCATCTCCCCGCGTGAGGCCACCACGATGGACCCGCAACAGCGCGTCGCGCTACGGGTTGCCTGGCGTGCGCTGGAGAACAGCGGCATCAATCCCGACGACCTGGCGGGGGAGAACGTCGGCTGCTATGTCGGCGCCTCACCAACCGGTTACGGGCCCGACATGGCCGAATTCTCCCGGCACAGCGGTCATCTGATCACCGGGACCGCGCTGAGCGTGGTGTCCGGTCGGATCGCGTACACGCTGGGCTTGGCTGGGCCGGCGATGACTGTCGACTGTTCCTGTTCTTCGGCGTTGGCTGCGTTGCACACCGCGGTGCAGTCGCTGCGGATCGGTGACTGCGACATGGCACTGACGGGCGGGGTGTGTGTGATGGGCTCGCCCGGATACTTCGTCGAGTTCTCCAAGCAGCACGCCTTGTCCGACGACGGGCACTGCCGCCCGTACAGCGCACACCCCAGCGGGACCGTTTGGGCCGAAGGCGCAGCGATGTTCGTGCTGCAACGCAAGTCGGCAGCGTTACGGGACGGTCGGCGCATTGTGGCCGAGATCCGGGCCAGCGCGGTGAACCAAGATGGTCGAAGCACGGGGCTCAGCGCTCCCAGCGCCGTGGCGCAGACCCAACTGTTTCGGCGTGCGATTGCGCAGGCCGGACTTCGGGCTGAGAACGTCGCGATGGTCGAGGGACACGGCACCGGCACTCAGATCGGCGATCGCGTCGAGTTGCAGTCGCTGTCACGGACTTACGGCGACACCGAACCGGGTAAGGGCGCGTTGCTGGGATCCGTGAAGTCGAACGTAGGACACTCGCAGGCCGCCGCAGGCGGCCTGGGCCTGGCCAAAGTTCTGGTATCCGCCGAACACGGAGCTGTCCCGGCCACCCTGCACGCGGACGAACCTAGTCGCGAAATCGACTGGGACAGGCAAGGATTGCGTCTGGCACGGAAGCTGACGCCGTGGCCCGCGGTGGACGGGCAGCGGCTTGCCGGCGTGTCGGCATTCGGGATCAGCGGCACCAATGCGCACGTGATCGTGTCGGTACCGGCGGTGACGTGA
- a CDS encoding thioesterase II family protein, with protein MTVDNVASMPGAFASWIKHFPGQKTQSCVGATVVFPHAGAAAASYRKLALALAARGDTFVVQYPQRAERINEPPPETVQDLARDLFDTAPWQHVAPLRLFGHSMGAVVAFEFARIAENRGVTVQKLWVSSGPVPSTVGNLPELPTTGPELLADLTDLGGTDPRLLADAEFAELLTTAARGDYQALNRYHCPEGVRIRADIHAVGGRHDHRIDIRTLREWAAHTEGAFTLSFFDGGHFYVNEHLDALANRVITDA; from the coding sequence ATGACCGTCGATAACGTGGCCAGCATGCCGGGCGCGTTCGCGTCCTGGATCAAGCACTTTCCGGGTCAAAAAACCCAGAGTTGCGTGGGTGCCACCGTGGTGTTTCCCCACGCCGGCGCCGCCGCGGCCAGTTACCGAAAGTTGGCGCTAGCCTTGGCCGCCCGCGGCGACACGTTCGTCGTGCAATACCCCCAGCGAGCCGAACGCATCAACGAACCGCCGCCCGAAACCGTGCAGGATTTGGCGCGCGACCTTTTCGATACTGCACCGTGGCAGCACGTCGCGCCGTTACGGTTGTTCGGGCACAGCATGGGAGCGGTCGTCGCCTTCGAATTCGCTCGGATCGCCGAAAACCGCGGCGTCACGGTGCAAAAGCTGTGGGTTTCGTCCGGGCCCGTGCCGTCGACGGTCGGCAATCTGCCTGAGCTGCCGACCACCGGCCCGGAATTGCTCGCCGATCTCACCGATTTGGGCGGGACCGACCCGCGGCTGCTGGCCGATGCAGAGTTCGCCGAACTGTTGACGACCGCTGCGCGCGGCGACTACCAGGCGCTCAACCGCTACCACTGCCCCGAGGGCGTGCGCATCCGCGCCGACATCCACGCTGTCGGTGGGCGGCATGACCATCGCATCGACATTCGCACGCTTCGCGAATGGGCCGCCCACACCGAGGGCGCGTTCACGTTGTCGTTCTTCGACGGCGGCCACTTCTACGTCAACGAGCACCTCGACGCTCTGGCTAATCGGGTCATCACCGATGCCTGA